One window of the Salmo trutta chromosome 35, fSalTru1.1, whole genome shotgun sequence genome contains the following:
- the LOC115175003 gene encoding H2.0-like homeobox protein isoform X1, with protein MYTAGLNPFYASNFSLWSAYCAGGFAMDTMKKPSFCIADILQVGDAENIPGSSALMTHMGHRSQVHASGSPLRPSPVGPEQSIYGGRVNPGSPYHRHGIHLTSVSRTSLSSQQAPPPSSKDLKFGIDRILSTDFDPKTKDISSLRDLTSIVSSNRQSGIQPASQYFASIDPGMSDASSMMSSLNSARQSGQHQFQDTFPGPYAVLTKDTMPQTYKRKRSWSRAVFSNLQRKGLEKRFEIQKYVTKPDRKQLAAMLGLTDAQVKVWFQNRRMKWRHSKEAQAQKDKEKETPDKSLTEAESKEPEESECESEASESDFEDGQEDKSDMDISEHNKTSVIMTGAIPVSTEEVNSVSALTEAVPSSQMLI; from the exons ATGTATACGGCCGGACTCAACCCGTTTTATGCATCGAATTTTAGTCTTTGGTCTGCTTATTGCGCGGGTGGTTTCGCTATGGATACAATGAAGAAGCCCTCCTTTTGCATTGCTGACATTTTGCAGGTCGGTGATGCTGAGAACATCCCGGGATCCTCGGCCCTCATGACTCATATGGGACACCGTTCTCAGGTTCACGCATCTGGATCGCCATTGCGTCCTTCACCGGTGGGGCCAGAGCAGTCGATCTACGGTGGGAGAGTGAACCCCGGGTCTCCGTATCACAGACACGGAATACACTTAACTTCGGTATCTAGAACGAGTCTCAGCTCCCAACAAGCTCCCCCACCATCAAGCAAGGACCTCAAGTTCGGAATCGATCGGATATTGTCAACAGACTTCGACCCCAAAACAAAAGACATATCGTCTTTAAGAG ATCTCACGTCCATTGTTAGCTCGAACCGTCAGTCAGGGATCCAGCCAGCGAGCCAGTACTTCGCATCCATAGACCCGGGGATGAGCGACGCGTCCTCCATGATGAGCTCACTAAACAGCGCCAGGCAATCAGGGCAGCATCAGTTTCAAGACACCTTTCCAG GTCCATATGCTGTCCTTACTAAAGACACGATGCCACAGACGTACAAAAGGAAGAGGTCCTGGTCGCGAGCGGTCTTCTCCAACCTGCAAAGAAAAGGACTTGAGAAACGATTCGAAATACAGAAATACGTCACCAAACCCGACAGAAAACAACTGGCTGCAATGCTTGGCCTAACAGACGCACAG GTCAAAGTGTGGTTCCAAAACAGGCGCATGAAGTGGAGGCATTCGAAAGAAGCCCAGGCACAGAAAGATAAGGAGAAGGAGACGCCGGACAAGTCACTGACAGAGGCCGAGTCCAAGGAGCCGGAAGAGTCCGAGTGTGAGAGCGAAGCAAGCGAGTCCGATTTCGAGGATGGACAGGAGGACAAGAGTGACATGGACATTTCTGAGCACAACAAGACTAGTGTGATCATGACCGGGGCCATCCCTGTGAGTACCGAGGAGGTGAACTCAGTCAGTGCCCTTACAGAAGCTGTGCCATCATCGCAAATGTTAATTTGA
- the LOC115175003 gene encoding H2.0-like homeobox protein isoform X3, which produces MYTAGLNPFYASNFSLWSAYCAGGFAMDTMKKPSFCIADILQVGDAENIPGSSALMTHMGHRSQVHASGSPLRPSPVGPEQSIYGGRVNPGSPYHRHGIHLTSVSRTSLSSQQAPPPSSKDLKFGIDRILSTDFDPKTKDISSLRGPYAVLTKDTMPQTYKRKRSWSRAVFSNLQRKGLEKRFEIQKYVTKPDRKQLAAMLGLTDAQVKVWFQNRRMKWRHSKEAQAQKDKEKETPDKSLTEAESKEPEESECESEASESDFEDGQEDKSDMDISEHNKTSVIMTGAIPVSTEEVNSVSALTEAVPSSQMLI; this is translated from the exons ATGTATACGGCCGGACTCAACCCGTTTTATGCATCGAATTTTAGTCTTTGGTCTGCTTATTGCGCGGGTGGTTTCGCTATGGATACAATGAAGAAGCCCTCCTTTTGCATTGCTGACATTTTGCAGGTCGGTGATGCTGAGAACATCCCGGGATCCTCGGCCCTCATGACTCATATGGGACACCGTTCTCAGGTTCACGCATCTGGATCGCCATTGCGTCCTTCACCGGTGGGGCCAGAGCAGTCGATCTACGGTGGGAGAGTGAACCCCGGGTCTCCGTATCACAGACACGGAATACACTTAACTTCGGTATCTAGAACGAGTCTCAGCTCCCAACAAGCTCCCCCACCATCAAGCAAGGACCTCAAGTTCGGAATCGATCGGATATTGTCAACAGACTTCGACCCCAAAACAAAAGACATATCGTCTTTAAGAG GTCCATATGCTGTCCTTACTAAAGACACGATGCCACAGACGTACAAAAGGAAGAGGTCCTGGTCGCGAGCGGTCTTCTCCAACCTGCAAAGAAAAGGACTTGAGAAACGATTCGAAATACAGAAATACGTCACCAAACCCGACAGAAAACAACTGGCTGCAATGCTTGGCCTAACAGACGCACAG GTCAAAGTGTGGTTCCAAAACAGGCGCATGAAGTGGAGGCATTCGAAAGAAGCCCAGGCACAGAAAGATAAGGAGAAGGAGACGCCGGACAAGTCACTGACAGAGGCCGAGTCCAAGGAGCCGGAAGAGTCCGAGTGTGAGAGCGAAGCAAGCGAGTCCGATTTCGAGGATGGACAGGAGGACAAGAGTGACATGGACATTTCTGAGCACAACAAGACTAGTGTGATCATGACCGGGGCCATCCCTGTGAGTACCGAGGAGGTGAACTCAGTCAGTGCCCTTACAGAAGCTGTGCCATCATCGCAAATGTTAATTTGA
- the LOC115175003 gene encoding H2.0-like homeobox protein isoform X2 has translation MYTAGLNPFYASNFSLWSAYCAGGFAMDTMKKPSFCIADILQVGDAENIPGSSALMTHMGHRSQVHASGSPLRPSPVGPEQSIYGGRVNPGSPYHRHGIHLTSVSRTSLSSQQAPPPSSKDLKFGIDRILSTDFDPKTKDISSLRGPFMYTGPYAVLTKDTMPQTYKRKRSWSRAVFSNLQRKGLEKRFEIQKYVTKPDRKQLAAMLGLTDAQVKVWFQNRRMKWRHSKEAQAQKDKEKETPDKSLTEAESKEPEESECESEASESDFEDGQEDKSDMDISEHNKTSVIMTGAIPVSTEEVNSVSALTEAVPSSQMLI, from the exons ATGTATACGGCCGGACTCAACCCGTTTTATGCATCGAATTTTAGTCTTTGGTCTGCTTATTGCGCGGGTGGTTTCGCTATGGATACAATGAAGAAGCCCTCCTTTTGCATTGCTGACATTTTGCAGGTCGGTGATGCTGAGAACATCCCGGGATCCTCGGCCCTCATGACTCATATGGGACACCGTTCTCAGGTTCACGCATCTGGATCGCCATTGCGTCCTTCACCGGTGGGGCCAGAGCAGTCGATCTACGGTGGGAGAGTGAACCCCGGGTCTCCGTATCACAGACACGGAATACACTTAACTTCGGTATCTAGAACGAGTCTCAGCTCCCAACAAGCTCCCCCACCATCAAGCAAGGACCTCAAGTTCGGAATCGATCGGATATTGTCAACAGACTTCGACCCCAAAACAAAAGACATATCGTCTTTAAGAG GTCCCTTTATGTATACAGGTCCATATGCTGTCCTTACTAAAGACACGATGCCACAGACGTACAAAAGGAAGAGGTCCTGGTCGCGAGCGGTCTTCTCCAACCTGCAAAGAAAAGGACTTGAGAAACGATTCGAAATACAGAAATACGTCACCAAACCCGACAGAAAACAACTGGCTGCAATGCTTGGCCTAACAGACGCACAG GTCAAAGTGTGGTTCCAAAACAGGCGCATGAAGTGGAGGCATTCGAAAGAAGCCCAGGCACAGAAAGATAAGGAGAAGGAGACGCCGGACAAGTCACTGACAGAGGCCGAGTCCAAGGAGCCGGAAGAGTCCGAGTGTGAGAGCGAAGCAAGCGAGTCCGATTTCGAGGATGGACAGGAGGACAAGAGTGACATGGACATTTCTGAGCACAACAAGACTAGTGTGATCATGACCGGGGCCATCCCTGTGAGTACCGAGGAGGTGAACTCAGTCAGTGCCCTTACAGAAGCTGTGCCATCATCGCAAATGTTAATTTGA